A window of Dromiciops gliroides isolate mDroGli1 chromosome X, mDroGli1.pri, whole genome shotgun sequence contains these coding sequences:
- the LOC122734028 gene encoding inactive ribonuclease-like protein 10 — translation MKTVLPFFPVVLLFLGLGWGHRLAPAVLDDSQELLNQLWASDSWEEAAEDMDLTKTPEAQEAGDNDMLLLDSMESSLAEAFLREDEVKGEEESEAEEPFHQEGVLHLRQVQFVMKAQKTCQPKSICRVQHTFIHENLDEVKAMCVSPRIPCKENKCHQSSELWKFAVCQLIGDIVFPNKCYYQSTPVTVTVTIDCNGMEPQSLNY, via the coding sequence ATGAAGACAGTTCTCCCATTCTTCCCCGTGGTGCTGCTGTTCCTGGGCCTGGGGTGGGGCCATCGCTTGGCTCCAGCAGTCCTAGATGACAGTCAGGAGCTGCTGAATCAGCTTTGGGCCAGTGACTCCTGGGAGGAGGCGGCTGAAGATATGGATCTCACCAAAACCCCGGAAGCCCAGGAAGCTGGTGACAATGACATGCTGTTGTTGGATTCCATGGAGTCGTCATTGGCAGAGGCCTTTCTCAGAGAAGATGAAGTTAAGGGTGAGGAGGAATCAGAGGCTGAGGAGCCCTTTCACCAGGAGGGTGTGCTCCACTTGAGGCAGGTCCAGTTTGTCATGAAGGCCCAGAAAACTTGTCAGCCAAAGAGCATCTGTAGAGTGCAACACACCTTTATCCATGAAAACCTAGATGAAGTCAAAGCGATGTGTGTCTCCCCACGCATTCCTTGTAAGGAGAACAAATGTCACCAGAGCAGTGAGCTTTGGAAATTCGCTGTCTGCCAGCTAATTGGAGACATAGTCTTCCCCAATAAGTGTTACTACCAAAGCACCCCTGTGACTGTGACTGTCACCATTGACTGCAATGGGATGGAGCCTCAGAGCttgaattattaa